A single Sphingopyxis chilensis DNA region contains:
- a CDS encoding leucyl aminopeptidase family protein: protein MIDYSDLIQPDKGQDARPIHLVDKKGYDEWLKSRSARERAHLAAVGFKPDAFVHAILPGDDPEKWAVVTAVANVESLSAWCLAKLGQILPEGRYRLEGQQPGKALFGWMSAQYRFDTYKSNAPAKGPRALLTTDVGAIAPMLAEMRAVALVRNLVNTPAADMGPAAIEKEAERIAKAHGGKLSVTKGEALEQGYPMIHAVGRAAAKHHAPRLIEIIWGKEDHPRVALVGKGISFDSGGLDIKPAAGMRLMKKDMGGAAHVLALAELVMASGLPVRLHCLVAAAENAISADAFRPGDVLKSRKGLTVEIGNTDAEGRLVLGDALTKAGEAKPELIVDFATLTGAARVALGPDLPPLFTNDDDLAEAMLAGGIERDDPLWRMPLWDGYADLLETDIADLGNAGSSPFAGSITAALFLKRFIPDGVAWAHLDTFAWRPSAKPGRPKGGAALGLRAAWAMLQTRYDRRAKS from the coding sequence ATGATCGACTATTCCGACCTGATCCAGCCCGACAAGGGACAGGATGCCCGCCCGATCCATCTCGTCGACAAAAAGGGCTATGACGAATGGCTGAAGAGCCGCAGTGCGCGCGAACGCGCCCATCTGGCTGCGGTCGGTTTCAAACCCGACGCATTCGTCCATGCGATCCTGCCGGGCGACGATCCCGAAAAATGGGCAGTCGTCACCGCCGTCGCGAACGTGGAGAGCCTGTCGGCCTGGTGCCTCGCCAAGCTGGGGCAAATCCTTCCCGAAGGCCGCTACCGCCTCGAAGGCCAGCAACCCGGCAAGGCGCTGTTCGGCTGGATGAGCGCGCAATATCGTTTCGACACCTATAAATCGAACGCACCGGCGAAAGGCCCGCGCGCCCTGCTCACAACCGACGTCGGCGCGATCGCGCCGATGTTGGCGGAGATGCGCGCGGTCGCGCTCGTCCGAAACCTCGTCAACACGCCCGCCGCCGACATGGGTCCCGCCGCGATCGAGAAAGAAGCCGAGCGCATCGCCAAGGCGCATGGCGGCAAGCTCAGCGTCACCAAGGGCGAGGCGCTCGAACAAGGCTATCCGATGATCCACGCGGTCGGGCGCGCGGCGGCGAAGCATCATGCGCCGCGGCTGATCGAGATCATATGGGGCAAGGAGGATCACCCGCGCGTCGCGCTGGTCGGCAAGGGGATTAGCTTCGACAGCGGCGGGCTTGACATCAAGCCTGCGGCAGGGATGCGGCTGATGAAAAAGGATATGGGCGGCGCGGCGCATGTGCTCGCGCTCGCCGAACTGGTGATGGCGAGCGGGCTGCCGGTGCGGCTTCACTGTCTGGTCGCGGCGGCCGAAAACGCGATTTCGGCGGACGCTTTCCGCCCCGGCGATGTGCTCAAGAGTCGCAAGGGTTTGACCGTCGAGATCGGCAATACCGACGCCGAGGGCCGGCTCGTGCTGGGGGACGCGCTGACGAAGGCCGGCGAAGCCAAGCCCGAGCTGATCGTCGATTTCGCGACGCTGACGGGCGCAGCACGCGTCGCGCTCGGCCCCGACCTGCCGCCGCTCTTCACGAACGACGACGATCTTGCCGAGGCGATGCTCGCAGGCGGGATCGAACGCGACGATCCCCTGTGGCGGATGCCGCTGTGGGATGGCTATGCCGACCTGCTCGAAACCGATATCGCCGACCTTGGCAATGCGGGCAGTTCGCCCTTCGCGGGGTCGATCACCGCGGCCTTGTTCCTGAAACGCTTCATCCCCGACGGGGTGGCTTGGGCGCATCTCGATACCTTCGCATGGCGTCCCTCGGCCAAGCCCGGACGCCCGAAGGGCGGCGCGGCGCTGGGGCTGCGCGCCGCATGGGCGATGCTCCAGACGCGCTACGACCGGCGTGCGAAAAGCTGA
- a CDS encoding C40 family peptidase, whose product MTVDSGEHSAANRVRMGRPGTVGAGRDRFGLTGTSQAFDPRVVAIRPDLADIAIAGTHFAPHYAAPMMRSGVLPAASLRASPSVDADQTSELLFGEGFALLDLTGGWAWGYCLADHYVGYLAAEALAAPIAPTHRVEMIEAMLHSAPDAASGGPAVLPRGALVMGEVEGEWLATSHGYLPLAALAEVGALDRDPAELAEQMIGTPYLWGGRTAKGIDCSGLVQLVWGAAGVQLPRDSDLQLAALGADKDVGPSALARGDLVFFPGHVGIMADGQNIIHASRRWMAVKAEPLAEVVARSAAKDHDPPVSGYKRLR is encoded by the coding sequence GTGACAGTAGACAGCGGCGAACATTCAGCGGCAAATCGCGTGCGCATGGGGCGCCCCGGCACGGTGGGTGCCGGCCGCGACCGGTTCGGCCTGACGGGAACTTCGCAAGCCTTCGATCCGCGCGTCGTGGCGATCCGCCCCGACCTTGCCGACATCGCTATCGCCGGCACGCATTTCGCCCCGCATTATGCTGCGCCGATGATGCGGAGCGGCGTCCTCCCCGCCGCATCGCTGCGCGCGTCCCCGTCGGTCGATGCCGACCAGACGAGTGAATTGCTGTTCGGCGAAGGCTTTGCCTTGCTCGATCTCACCGGCGGCTGGGCTTGGGGCTATTGCCTCGCCGACCATTATGTCGGCTATCTCGCGGCCGAAGCGCTTGCCGCACCGATCGCGCCGACCCACCGCGTCGAAATGATCGAAGCTATGCTCCACAGCGCACCCGACGCCGCGAGCGGCGGCCCCGCCGTCCTGCCGCGCGGCGCGCTGGTGATGGGCGAAGTCGAAGGCGAATGGCTCGCAACCTCGCACGGCTACCTGCCGCTGGCCGCGCTCGCCGAAGTCGGCGCGCTAGACCGCGATCCTGCCGAACTGGCGGAGCAGATGATCGGCACGCCCTACCTCTGGGGCGGGCGCACCGCGAAGGGCATCGATTGCTCGGGTCTCGTCCAGCTCGTCTGGGGCGCAGCGGGCGTCCAGTTGCCGCGCGACAGCGATTTACAGCTTGCCGCCCTCGGCGCCGACAAAGATGTCGGTCCTTCGGCGCTGGCGCGCGGCGACCTCGTCTTCTTTCCCGGCCATGTCGGCATCATGGCCGACGGGCAGAACATCATTCATGCCAGCCGACGATGGATGGCGGTGAAGGCGGAACCGCTGGCCGAGGTCGTCGCACGCTCGGCTGCCAAGGACCATGATCCGCCGGTGAGCGGATATAAAAGACTGCGATAA
- the argC gene encoding N-acetyl-gamma-glutamyl-phosphate reductase, with amino-acid sequence MTQTVFIDGAAGTTGLEIAERLAGRSEFSLIALDEARRKDAAARREALNEADFVILCLPDDAAREAVAMIGNDRTKVIDASTAHRVAAGWAYGFPELNAGQRAAIAASTRVSNPGCYPTGFLALVAPLVATGIVSADARLSINAVSGYSGGGKDLIARFEAEPDLGFRSYGLSLDHKHVPEMQKGAGLAHPPLFAPAVVPVYRGMLVEVPLSFDAPAADAVLDTLTAHFDGSELVTVRRGDESELLLGKHDEATDRMELTVFADPAGRQLRLVARLDNLGKGASGACVQNLNIMAGLPETAGLRL; translated from the coding sequence ATGACACAGACGGTTTTCATCGACGGCGCGGCGGGAACGACGGGCCTCGAAATCGCCGAGCGCCTCGCCGGGCGGAGCGAATTTTCGCTGATCGCGCTTGACGAGGCACGCCGCAAGGATGCCGCTGCGCGGCGCGAAGCGCTGAACGAGGCCGATTTCGTCATCCTCTGCCTGCCCGACGACGCGGCGCGCGAAGCGGTGGCGATGATCGGAAACGATCGCACGAAGGTCATCGACGCATCGACCGCGCATCGCGTCGCCGCCGGCTGGGCTTACGGCTTTCCCGAACTGAACGCCGGGCAGCGCGCAGCGATCGCCGCCTCCACGCGCGTCAGCAACCCCGGCTGCTATCCGACCGGCTTCCTCGCGCTCGTCGCGCCGCTGGTCGCGACGGGCATTGTTTCCGCCGACGCCCGGCTCAGCATCAATGCCGTGTCGGGCTATTCGGGCGGCGGCAAGGATCTGATCGCGCGGTTCGAGGCCGAACCCGACCTTGGCTTCCGCAGCTACGGCCTGTCGCTCGATCACAAGCATGTGCCCGAGATGCAAAAGGGCGCGGGTCTGGCGCATCCGCCGCTATTCGCGCCGGCCGTCGTCCCCGTCTATCGCGGGATGCTCGTCGAGGTGCCGCTGAGCTTCGACGCGCCGGCCGCCGACGCGGTCCTCGACACCCTCACCGCGCATTTCGACGGATCCGAATTGGTGACCGTGCGGCGCGGCGACGAGAGCGAACTGCTGCTCGGCAAGCATGACGAGGCGACCGACCGGATGGAACTGACCGTATTCGCCGATCCTGCGGGCCGGCAGTTGCGCCTCGTCGCGCGGCTCGACAATCTTGGCAAGGGCGCAAGCGGCGCCTGCGTCCAGAATCTCAACATCATGGCGGGATTGCCCGAAACTGCGGGCCTGCGGCTGTAA
- a CDS encoding PQQ-dependent sugar dehydrogenase, with amino-acid sequence MRKFLKYAALALLLLLIAGGVTLYIMSRPDVARFSTAELSGRVPVMASQRTETFPTINVPEATSWAAGQAPRVAQGLTVARFAEGLDHPRTMLVLPNGDVLVAESQSPPRKDGGVQGAVMKNLMGKGGAGRRPSANRITLLRDADGDGKAEVKTAYITGLNSPYGMALVGDTLYVANTDALLAFPYAEGETKMSGKPAKVVDLPAKGTNRHWTKSLAAAPNGWLYIGVGADSNIGEAGMNREFRRASVLEVRPENKYMRTFAAGIRNPVGLAFYPGSDRLWTVVNERDMLGSDLVPDYLTDLDEGDFYGWPWYYWGGFIDPRVAPEGEDRRQYVKRPEYGLGAHTAPLGMTFTDGLDLGERWANGALIARHGSWNREPATGYDVVFVKFGANGKPADALPVTLLDQFLGKDGETTRGRPADVKVAKDGSALVADDTGGVIWRVAKAG; translated from the coding sequence ATGCGCAAGTTCCTGAAATATGCCGCCCTCGCCCTGCTGCTGCTGCTGATCGCTGGCGGCGTCACGCTCTACATCATGTCGCGGCCCGACGTGGCGCGCTTCTCGACCGCGGAACTCAGCGGCCGGGTGCCGGTGATGGCCTCGCAGCGCACCGAGACGTTCCCGACGATCAACGTTCCCGAGGCGACGAGCTGGGCTGCGGGCCAGGCGCCGCGCGTCGCGCAGGGGCTCACCGTCGCGCGCTTTGCCGAGGGTCTCGATCATCCGCGCACGATGCTGGTGCTGCCTAACGGCGATGTACTCGTCGCCGAATCGCAGAGCCCGCCGCGCAAGGACGGCGGCGTTCAGGGCGCGGTGATGAAGAATCTGATGGGCAAGGGCGGCGCGGGACGCCGTCCGTCGGCGAACCGCATCACCCTGCTCCGCGACGCCGATGGCGACGGCAAGGCCGAGGTGAAGACCGCCTATATCACCGGCCTAAACTCGCCCTATGGCATGGCCCTCGTCGGCGACACGCTCTATGTCGCCAACACCGATGCGCTGCTCGCCTTTCCTTATGCCGAAGGCGAGACGAAGATGAGCGGCAAGCCGGCGAAGGTCGTTGATCTGCCCGCCAAGGGAACCAACCGCCACTGGACCAAAAGCCTGGCCGCCGCGCCCAACGGCTGGCTCTACATCGGCGTCGGCGCCGATTCGAACATCGGCGAAGCGGGCATGAACCGCGAGTTCCGCCGTGCCAGCGTGCTCGAGGTGCGGCCCGAGAATAAATATATGCGCACCTTCGCCGCGGGCATCCGCAACCCCGTCGGTCTCGCCTTCTACCCCGGCTCCGACCGGCTGTGGACCGTCGTCAACGAACGCGACATGCTCGGCAGCGACCTTGTCCCCGACTATCTGACCGACCTCGACGAGGGCGATTTCTATGGCTGGCCCTGGTATTATTGGGGCGGCTTCATCGACCCGCGCGTCGCGCCCGAGGGCGAGGATCGCCGGCAATATGTGAAGCGCCCCGAATATGGCCTCGGCGCGCACACCGCCCCGCTCGGCATGACCTTTACGGACGGCCTCGACCTAGGTGAACGCTGGGCGAACGGCGCGCTGATCGCGCGCCACGGATCGTGGAACCGCGAGCCCGCGACGGGCTATGACGTCGTGTTCGTCAAGTTCGGCGCGAACGGCAAGCCCGCCGACGCGCTCCCGGTCACGCTGCTCGACCAGTTCCTCGGCAAGGACGGCGAAACCACCCGCGGCCGCCCGGCCGACGTCAAGGTTGCAAAGGACGGCAGCGCTCTCGTCGCCGACGATACCGGCGGGGTGATCTGGCGGGTTGCGAAGGCGGGTTGA
- the dnaN gene encoding DNA polymerase III subunit beta: MKATIERAVLLKSLGHVQSVVERRNTIPILSNVLIEADASGQLKLMATDLDLQVVETIAAKVETPGTTTVSAHTLFEIARKLPEGSEVSLAAAEGKMQVKAGRSNFNLPTLPRDDFPVIAEGDLPTNFELPVAELIQIIDKTRFAISTEETRYYLNGIFFHVAEDASGPVLKAAATDGHRLARYTVTRPDGAASMPDVIVPRKCVGEIRKLLDEAEGNVEISLSASKIRFQLGHAVLTSKLIDGTFPDYSRVIPTANDKLLKVDPKSLFQGVDRVSTIASEKTRAVKVGLDKDRITLSVTSPENGTAAEELAAAYDSEAMEIGFNARYLSDILGQVDGDNVELHLADANAPTLIRESEKSPALYVLMPMRV, translated from the coding sequence ATGAAAGCGACGATCGAACGCGCAGTGTTGTTGAAAAGCCTCGGCCACGTCCAGTCGGTGGTCGAGCGGCGCAACACGATCCCGATCCTTTCGAACGTCCTGATCGAAGCCGACGCGTCGGGCCAACTGAAACTGATGGCGACCGACCTCGACCTGCAGGTCGTCGAAACGATCGCGGCGAAGGTGGAAACGCCGGGTACGACGACGGTGTCGGCGCACACGCTCTTTGAAATCGCGCGCAAACTGCCCGAAGGGTCGGAGGTCAGCCTGGCCGCCGCCGAGGGCAAGATGCAGGTCAAGGCCGGCCGCTCGAACTTCAACCTGCCGACGCTGCCGCGCGACGATTTCCCCGTGATCGCCGAGGGCGACCTGCCGACCAATTTCGAGCTGCCCGTCGCCGAGCTCATCCAGATCATCGACAAGACGCGCTTTGCCATCTCGACCGAGGAAACGCGCTATTATCTGAACGGCATCTTCTTCCACGTCGCCGAGGATGCGAGCGGCCCGGTGCTGAAGGCTGCGGCCACCGACGGCCACCGCCTCGCGCGCTATACGGTCACGCGCCCCGACGGCGCCGCGTCGATGCCCGACGTCATCGTGCCCCGCAAATGCGTCGGTGAGATCCGCAAGCTGCTCGACGAGGCCGAGGGCAATGTCGAAATCAGCCTGTCGGCCAGCAAGATCCGTTTCCAGCTCGGCCATGCCGTGCTCACCTCGAAGCTGATCGACGGCACCTTCCCCGATTACAGCCGCGTCATCCCGACCGCGAACGACAAGCTGTTGAAGGTCGATCCGAAGAGCCTGTTCCAAGGCGTCGATCGCGTCTCGACGATCGCCAGCGAAAAGACCCGCGCGGTCAAGGTCGGGCTCGACAAGGACCGCATCACGCTGAGCGTCACCAGCCCCGAGAACGGGACCGCGGCCGAAGAACTGGCCGCCGCCTATGACAGCGAGGCGATGGAGATCGGTTTCAATGCCCGCTATTTGAGCGACATCCTCGGCCAGGTCGATGGCGACAATGTCGAGCTCCACCTCGCCGACGCCAACGCCCCGACGCTGATCCGCGAGAGCGAAAAGAGCCCGGCGCTCTATGTGCTGATGCCGATGCGGGTTTGA
- a CDS encoding LysR family transcriptional regulator: MYDWNDLKAFLAVAETGSTLSAAQALRVSQTTVARRIAALEAATGLNLFERRQAGYTLTPVGEAMLASAVAVRDAADRFGEAAGARSRDAGGTVSLTTMEIFAVTILPPILRDLRAAHPAIHIDLDTSDEPRDLAAGAADIAIRSSKQPTGAGLVGRRIADNPWTVYCSRDYADRQGIPHTRDELAAHPFIGGGGGVWEPYQAWLRQYGLEESVVMRYDTASGLLAGVRAGMGLTVLPAFLADREADLIRCIPPKSEDTTGLWLLTHERLRHVPRVRLVLDFLAAELAKLGRG, translated from the coding sequence ATGTATGATTGGAACGACCTCAAGGCCTTTCTGGCGGTGGCGGAAACGGGCAGTACCTTGTCCGCCGCGCAGGCGCTGCGCGTCAGCCAGACGACCGTGGCCCGGCGGATCGCCGCACTGGAAGCGGCGACGGGTCTCAACCTGTTCGAGCGAAGGCAGGCGGGCTATACGCTGACCCCGGTGGGCGAAGCGATGCTGGCGAGCGCGGTGGCCGTCCGCGACGCCGCCGACCGCTTCGGCGAGGCGGCGGGCGCGCGGTCGCGCGATGCAGGCGGCACGGTCAGTCTGACGACGATGGAAATCTTCGCGGTGACCATCCTGCCGCCGATCCTCCGTGACCTTCGCGCCGCGCACCCGGCGATCCATATCGATCTCGACACGTCGGACGAACCGCGTGATCTTGCGGCCGGCGCCGCCGACATCGCGATCCGCAGCAGCAAGCAGCCGACGGGCGCGGGCCTCGTCGGGCGGCGCATCGCGGACAATCCTTGGACGGTCTATTGCAGCCGCGATTATGCGGACCGGCAAGGCATTCCGCACACGCGCGACGAACTCGCCGCCCATCCCTTCATCGGCGGTGGCGGCGGGGTGTGGGAACCCTATCAGGCTTGGCTGCGCCAATATGGGCTCGAGGAGTCGGTCGTGATGCGATATGACACCGCGTCCGGTCTGCTCGCCGGCGTGCGTGCGGGCATGGGCCTCACTGTCCTGCCGGCCTTCCTGGCCGACCGCGAAGCCGATCTGATCCGCTGCATCCCGCCAAAGAGCGAAGATACCACGGGGCTGTGGCTGCTCACGCACGAACGGCTGCGCCACGTCCCCCGCGTGCGGCTGGTCCTCGACTTTCTCGCCGCCGAACTTGCGAAGCTGGGTCGGGGCTAG
- a CDS encoding UrcA family protein, with amino-acid sequence MQKLMILAAFATLSAAQPASAQAIPANPSVAVAHGDLDLRTEAGTKALDRRIWRAVVAVCGTAPDYDLEGKNDVRECRRDTRRVAAAQADLAIASATRDQKIQVSSIRK; translated from the coding sequence ATGCAAAAGCTTATGATCCTCGCCGCCTTCGCCACGCTTTCGGCAGCCCAGCCCGCATCGGCGCAGGCGATTCCCGCGAACCCGAGCGTCGCCGTCGCGCACGGCGACCTCGACCTCAGGACCGAGGCGGGCACCAAGGCGCTCGACCGCCGGATCTGGCGCGCCGTCGTCGCGGTGTGCGGAACGGCGCCCGACTATGACCTCGAAGGAAAGAACGACGTGCGCGAGTGCCGCCGCGACACCCGGCGCGTCGCTGCCGCGCAGGCCGATCTGGCGATCGCCAGCGCGACGCGTGACCAGAAAATCCAGGTCAGTTCGATCCGCAAATAG